A genomic stretch from Limnobacter thiooxidans includes:
- a CDS encoding transporter: MGHLFIRTVVACTLSAASASVFSAPPGLLMTYSFDSLSGKFGQPTETKARSFTVGATLVGEGYRASLFVPYISLEGPGTLVAGTVTGNAGPARRSEQGLGDMVATYTKDLIGGIQTKGFALSATGLVKIATGNEDKGLGTGKTDYGLQADLAYRFNNGFGLTAVIGRQYYGDTPQLRLQNGNYTAVGVNFPLGNSLFINLNTSERDELLAGSPKRKERAISAVYALSPTTALQFGYTTGQSTASPDDVLSISYVSQVE; encoded by the coding sequence ATGGGGCATCTTTTCATTCGTACCGTTGTGGCTTGCACGTTAAGCGCAGCCAGCGCGTCTGTTTTTTCAGCCCCTCCGGGCTTGTTGATGACCTACAGCTTTGACAGTTTGTCTGGCAAATTTGGTCAACCTACAGAAACCAAGGCGAGATCATTCACCGTCGGTGCCACACTGGTGGGGGAAGGTTATAGAGCTTCCTTGTTTGTGCCCTACATTTCGCTGGAAGGCCCAGGTACCTTGGTGGCGGGCACGGTCACAGGAAACGCAGGCCCGGCACGTCGCAGTGAACAAGGGCTGGGCGACATGGTCGCCACCTACACCAAAGACTTGATCGGCGGCATTCAAACCAAGGGCTTTGCCTTGTCGGCAACTGGCTTGGTGAAAATTGCCACGGGCAACGAAGACAAAGGCCTAGGCACCGGCAAAACTGATTACGGCCTGCAGGCTGATTTGGCTTACCGCTTCAACAACGGGTTTGGGCTGACGGCTGTGATTGGGCGTCAGTATTACGGAGATACTCCCCAGCTGCGCTTGCAGAACGGTAACTACACTGCGGTTGGCGTGAACTTTCCACTGGGCAACTCCTTGTTCATCAACCTGAACACATCGGAAAGGGATGAACTTCTGGCGGGTTCACCCAAACGGAAAGAACGCGCCATTTCTGCCGTATACGCCCTGAGTCCCACCACCGCACTTCAATTCGGCTACACAACGGGACAAAGTACCGCCAGCCCTGATGACGTACTGTCCATCAGCTACGTTTCCCAGGTTGAATAA
- a CDS encoding Spy/CpxP family protein refolding chaperone: MNISRLSIQKMIAITALAMAIPMSAQAGHHEGGDKKPHSEMRRHHQGEMGMLKKLDLSDAQQTRIDQIMKQQKETMKATMADRRSQRDEMKSLVEQDAFDAAKAERLIAQQQDRERASKMSMLRTQHEIYKVLTPEQREKAKVMRAQWKEKMSERRSKNRDEAAKPL, from the coding sequence ATGAACATATCCCGATTGAGCATCCAGAAAATGATTGCCATCACTGCGCTGGCCATGGCCATTCCCATGAGTGCACAGGCTGGCCACCACGAAGGAGGTGACAAAAAGCCGCATTCAGAAATGCGACGCCACCATCAGGGTGAAATGGGCATGCTGAAAAAACTCGACCTTAGCGACGCGCAGCAAACCCGAATCGACCAGATCATGAAGCAACAGAAAGAAACAATGAAGGCCACCATGGCCGATCGCCGGTCACAACGCGACGAGATGAAGTCGCTTGTCGAGCAAGATGCCTTTGATGCTGCCAAAGCCGAACGTTTAATTGCCCAGCAACAGGACAGGGAACGGGCCAGCAAGATGAGCATGCTGCGAACCCAACACGAAATCTACAAGGTGTTGACCCCGGAGCAGCGCGAAAAAGCAAAAGTGATGCGTGCGCAGTGGAAGGAAAAAATGAGCGAGCGACGCAGCAAAAACCGTGATGAAGCGGCCAAACCCCTGTAA
- a CDS encoding response regulator transcription factor, with the protein MTKILHIDDDIELGEMLCEYLRGEGFEAEHCANPLEGLSRLADGNFQLVVLDVMMPQQNGLETLKQIRLQYNTPVLMLTARGDNIDRIVGLELGADDYVPKPCLPREIVARVRAILRRANDSGKNPKDALNLGPLEVQPAKRKVLLHGQEVELTSAEFNLLEVLASHAGQVVSKAMLSEQGLGRPLARFDRSIDVHLSSLRNKLGLHSEKLPLTLHTIRGQGYQLSLD; encoded by the coding sequence ATGACAAAAATACTCCACATTGACGACGACATTGAGCTGGGCGAAATGCTGTGCGAATACTTGCGCGGCGAAGGCTTTGAAGCCGAGCATTGTGCCAACCCACTGGAGGGTTTAAGCAGGCTGGCTGATGGGAATTTTCAATTGGTGGTGCTGGATGTGATGATGCCCCAGCAAAACGGACTGGAAACACTCAAGCAGATTCGTCTGCAGTACAACACCCCGGTGTTGATGTTGACCGCACGCGGTGACAATATCGACCGCATTGTGGGTTTGGAGCTGGGTGCCGATGATTACGTGCCCAAGCCCTGCCTGCCCCGCGAGATCGTGGCCCGGGTGCGGGCCATTTTGCGACGGGCCAATGATTCAGGCAAGAACCCCAAAGATGCTTTGAACCTTGGTCCTCTCGAAGTCCAGCCCGCCAAACGGAAAGTGTTGCTTCATGGGCAGGAGGTGGAATTGACCAGTGCTGAATTCAATTTGCTGGAAGTGCTGGCAAGTCATGCTGGGCAAGTGGTGAGCAAAGCCATGCTGAGTGAGCAAGGGTTGGGTCGCCCCCTTGCGCGTTTTGACCGCAGCATTGATGTGCACTTGAGCAGCCTGCGCAACAAACTGGGCTTGCACAGTGAAAAGTTGCCATTGACCTTGCACACCATTCGCGGTCAGGGCTACCAGTTGAGCCTGGATTGA
- a CDS encoding acyl-CoA dehydrogenase family protein has product MRLTQEHKELQRTIERFVDNEINPHIAEWEKEQIFPAHTLFKKMGDLGLLGLTKPEEFGGMGLDYSYSVVAAQALGKIHCGGVPMAIGVQTDMATPALARFGSDELRREFLAPAIAGDMVACIGVSEPAAGSDVAGVKTTAKKDGGDYVINGSKMWITNSLQADWICLLANTSDGKPHQNKSLIIVPMKTPGITIEKKIHKIGMWSSDTGLIHFDNVRVPQRNLIGMEGAGFMYQMIQFQEERLWGAANSIEGMMHVVNETINYTRQRNLFGSTVLDQQVVHFTLAELKTEIEALRALVWQATEEYVAGGEVTELASMCKLKSGRLVREVADKCLQFWGGMGFTWENPASQLYRDGRLISIGGGADEVMLSIICKFMGILPGKKKNA; this is encoded by the coding sequence GTGAGACTAACCCAGGAACACAAAGAGCTACAGCGCACAATCGAGCGATTCGTGGACAATGAAATCAACCCACACATTGCAGAATGGGAGAAGGAACAAATATTCCCAGCCCATACCCTGTTCAAGAAGATGGGTGACCTGGGGCTTTTAGGCCTGACCAAACCGGAAGAGTTTGGCGGCATGGGTTTGGACTACAGCTATTCCGTGGTAGCGGCGCAAGCTTTGGGAAAAATCCATTGTGGCGGTGTGCCCATGGCAATCGGCGTTCAGACCGACATGGCCACACCGGCTTTGGCGCGGTTCGGCAGCGACGAACTGCGCCGTGAATTTCTGGCCCCGGCCATTGCAGGCGACATGGTGGCCTGTATTGGTGTGTCAGAACCGGCGGCAGGCTCTGATGTAGCCGGTGTAAAAACCACCGCAAAAAAAGACGGCGGTGACTACGTCATCAACGGCAGCAAAATGTGGATTACCAACAGCCTGCAAGCCGACTGGATTTGCCTGCTGGCCAACACCAGCGATGGCAAACCGCACCAGAACAAATCGCTCATCATCGTACCCATGAAAACACCGGGCATCACGATCGAGAAAAAAATTCACAAAATCGGCATGTGGTCTTCCGACACCGGCCTGATCCATTTCGACAATGTGCGCGTACCCCAACGCAACCTCATCGGCATGGAAGGCGCAGGCTTCATGTACCAGATGATCCAGTTCCAGGAAGAGCGCCTTTGGGGCGCCGCCAACAGCATCGAAGGCATGATGCACGTGGTGAACGAAACCATCAACTACACCCGCCAGCGCAATCTCTTTGGCAGCACCGTGCTCGACCAGCAAGTGGTTCACTTCACACTGGCCGAACTGAAAACCGAAATTGAAGCCCTGCGTGCCTTGGTGTGGCAAGCCACCGAAGAATACGTCGCCGGCGGCGAAGTTACAGAGCTGGCCAGCATGTGCAAACTGAAAAGCGGCCGACTGGTGCGCGAAGTCGCCGACAAGTGCCTGCAGTTCTGGGGCGGCATGGGCTTTACTTGGGAAAACCCAGCGTCGCAGCTTTACCGCGATGGTCGCCTGATTTCAATTGGCGGCGGTGCAGACGAAGTCATGCTCAGCATCATCTGCAAATTCATGGGCATTTTGCCAGGCAAGAAAAAGAATGCCTAG
- a CDS encoding SDR family oxidoreductase, giving the protein MSVNSFQSVFKPGLFAGQTIVVTGGGSGIGRCTAHELASLGADLALVGRKMEKLETVKAEIESTCSVKISLHSCDIREEDRVKETIADILVAHGKIDHLINNAGGQFPSPLNMISGKGFETVVRNNLTGGFLVAREVFNQHMMLQLGKKDMSITNIIADMWNGMPGMGHSGAARAGMLNFSETAANEWAPVRVNAVAPGFIASSGMDTYPEPMKQTIMQLDKTIPLQRLGLEAEVSGALVFLCSPAASFISGSCIRIDGAAPNARRIWPVGTGKANPAFNSFHLGGVPEVIQRRDAERASKKGN; this is encoded by the coding sequence CTGTCCGTGAATTCTTTCCAATCTGTTTTCAAACCCGGCCTTTTTGCTGGCCAAACCATCGTGGTGACTGGAGGCGGTTCCGGTATTGGACGCTGTACGGCGCACGAACTGGCCAGCTTGGGAGCAGACTTGGCCCTGGTGGGTCGCAAGATGGAAAAACTGGAAACAGTGAAAGCGGAAATTGAGAGCACCTGTTCCGTCAAAATCAGCCTTCACAGTTGTGACATTCGCGAAGAGGACCGCGTCAAGGAAACCATCGCCGACATTCTTGTTGCGCACGGCAAAATTGATCACCTCATCAACAATGCAGGCGGCCAGTTCCCCTCTCCCTTGAACATGATCAGCGGCAAGGGTTTTGAAACCGTGGTGCGCAATAACCTCACTGGCGGCTTCCTGGTGGCACGCGAGGTGTTCAACCAGCACATGATGCTGCAGCTGGGCAAAAAAGACATGTCGATCACCAACATCATTGCCGACATGTGGAATGGCATGCCCGGTATGGGTCATTCTGGTGCCGCCCGCGCCGGCATGCTGAATTTTTCCGAAACTGCAGCCAATGAATGGGCTCCTGTCCGGGTCAATGCAGTGGCACCCGGCTTTATTGCATCGAGTGGCATGGACACCTACCCCGAACCCATGAAGCAAACCATCATGCAGTTGGACAAAACTATTCCGCTGCAACGCCTTGGCCTTGAGGCCGAGGTATCTGGCGCTTTGGTGTTTTTGTGCAGCCCCGCCGCCTCTTTCATTTCAGGCTCCTGCATTCGGATTGACGGCGCTGCGCCCAACGCGCGCCGCATCTGGCCGGTGGGCACCGGCAAGGCCAATCCGGCCTTCAACAGCTTTCATTTGGGTGGCGTGCCGGAAGTCATTCAAAGGCGGGATGCCGAGAGGGCCAGCAAGAAGGGCAACTAA
- a CDS encoding TetR/AcrR family transcriptional regulator: protein MARVLKEAKHDDGRRGDIVRAAAKLFRDKGYDGASMRAIANAVGMQCGSPFYHFASKQDILVAVVEEGLRQGLEKTRAVVKPGLAADVQFRALVRVHLSIILEDGNDFIPVMLYNWRCLDENHQRRLIATKDEYDAIWQNAVNNLHEAGFLGSDTKFARLMVLGAMNFMVTWYKPKKGDNLDTLADKVVAFFLSQHA from the coding sequence GTGGCTAGAGTATTGAAAGAAGCAAAACACGATGACGGTCGCCGTGGCGACATTGTTCGCGCAGCAGCCAAACTGTTTCGGGACAAAGGCTATGACGGGGCCAGCATGCGCGCAATTGCCAATGCAGTCGGCATGCAATGCGGCAGCCCTTTCTACCATTTCGCCAGCAAGCAGGACATCCTCGTTGCAGTGGTTGAAGAAGGCCTGCGCCAAGGGCTTGAAAAGACGCGTGCCGTGGTCAAGCCAGGCCTGGCTGCCGACGTGCAGTTTCGTGCACTGGTGCGGGTTCACCTCAGTATTATTCTGGAAGATGGCAACGACTTCATTCCAGTGATGCTTTACAACTGGCGTTGTCTGGATGAAAACCACCAAAGGCGCCTGATTGCCACCAAAGATGAATACGACGCCATTTGGCAGAATGCCGTCAACAACTTGCATGAAGCCGGCTTTCTGGGAAGCGATACCAAATTCGCACGCCTCATGGTGTTGGGTGCCATGAACTTCATGGTGACCTGGTACAAACCCAAAAAAGGCGACAACCTGGACACCCTGGCTGACAAGGTGGTGGCGTTCTTTCTGTCACAACACGCCTGA
- a CDS encoding acyl-CoA carboxylase subunit beta, whose amino-acid sequence MPVLDTSLSANAPEYQANSAHMAAALSELRALEQRTRDASAKAGPSFAKRGQLLPRERVALLLDAGSPFLELSTLAGYLQDGQKPEKSLPGGGVIAGLGFVSNTLCMVVASDSGIEAGALQTMGIEKMQRAQDIALENRLPFINLGESAGANLLKYKVEHFILGGGNFYRLAKLSAAGLPVVNVLHGSSTAGGAYIPGLSDVVIMVRERARAFLAGPPLLKAATGEIASDEELGGADMHCSISGLGDYLADDDRHAIALAREVMAKIDWNSSNRNHIPALDQAAAAPRYPAEELMGVMPADIKTPVDMREVIARIVDNSDFLEFKASYGPATLCGYAKLMGVPIGIISNLGPIDTAGATKATHFIQSCCQTRTPIVYLQNTTGYMVGKESEQGGIIKHGSKMIQAVSNATVPQITVLCGASFGAGNYGMCGRAFGPRFVFSWPNSKTAVMGAEQAAGTMATVMQASAARKGIEVPEFMLENMKKQIVDTFESQTSAFYTSGLLLDDGVIDPRDTRQVLALALSACLQQERSVQPMQFGVARP is encoded by the coding sequence ATGCCCGTTCTCGACACATCACTCAGCGCCAACGCACCTGAATATCAAGCCAACTCCGCCCACATGGCGGCAGCGCTGAGCGAACTTAGGGCGCTGGAACAACGCACTCGCGACGCGTCGGCCAAGGCGGGTCCCTCGTTTGCCAAACGTGGACAACTGTTGCCCCGCGAACGTGTCGCTTTGCTACTTGATGCGGGTTCACCGTTTCTTGAGCTCAGCACCTTGGCCGGCTACCTGCAAGACGGTCAAAAGCCCGAAAAAAGCTTGCCCGGTGGTGGTGTAATTGCCGGGCTGGGTTTTGTGTCCAACACCCTGTGTATGGTGGTGGCCAGCGACTCCGGCATTGAAGCCGGCGCCCTGCAAACCATGGGCATTGAAAAAATGCAACGGGCGCAAGACATCGCCCTGGAAAACCGCTTGCCCTTCATCAATCTGGGTGAGTCGGCCGGCGCCAACCTGCTGAAATACAAGGTTGAACATTTCATTTTGGGTGGCGGAAACTTCTACCGCCTGGCCAAGCTCAGCGCAGCCGGCCTGCCGGTTGTGAATGTGCTACACGGCTCATCTACTGCAGGTGGTGCCTACATTCCCGGTTTGAGCGACGTGGTCATCATGGTTCGGGAACGGGCACGTGCTTTCCTGGCTGGCCCGCCCTTGCTGAAAGCCGCCACAGGCGAAATTGCCAGCGATGAAGAACTGGGCGGTGCTGACATGCACTGTTCAATCTCGGGCCTCGGCGACTATCTGGCCGATGACGATCGTCACGCGATTGCATTGGCCCGTGAAGTCATGGCCAAGATTGACTGGAATTCCAGCAACCGCAACCACATCCCAGCCCTGGATCAGGCAGCTGCCGCACCACGTTACCCGGCCGAAGAACTGATGGGCGTCATGCCCGCCGACATCAAGACACCGGTGGACATGCGCGAAGTCATCGCCCGTATTGTGGATAACTCCGACTTTCTGGAATTCAAGGCCAGCTACGGCCCAGCCACTTTGTGCGGCTATGCGAAGTTGATGGGCGTACCCATCGGCATCATCAGCAACCTGGGGCCTATCGACACGGCAGGCGCCACCAAGGCCACCCACTTTATTCAAAGCTGCTGCCAAACCCGCACCCCGATTGTTTATCTTCAAAACACCACCGGTTACATGGTCGGCAAGGAATCGGAGCAAGGCGGCATCATCAAGCACGGCTCGAAAATGATCCAGGCTGTCAGCAACGCCACCGTGCCGCAAATCACCGTGTTGTGCGGTGCCAGTTTTGGTGCTGGCAATTACGGCATGTGCGGTCGTGCATTCGGCCCCCGTTTCGTATTTTCCTGGCCCAACAGCAAAACCGCCGTCATGGGTGCTGAACAGGCAGCCGGCACCATGGCCACCGTCATGCAAGCCAGTGCAGCCCGCAAAGGCATTGAAGTGCCCGAGTTCATGCTCGAGAACATGAAAAAACAGATTGTCGACACGTTTGAATCGCAAACCAGCGCCTTTTACACCAGTGGCCTGTTGCTGGATGATGGCGTGATCGACCCCCGAGACACCCGGCAGGTACTGGCGCTTGCGCTCAGCGCCTGCCTGCAACAAGAGCGCAGTGTGCAGCCCATGCAGTTTGGCGTGGCCCGCCCCTGA
- a CDS encoding HAMP domain-containing sensor histidine kinase, with protein sequence MPVFAVSQGGSDILGREIPENIRPRVNALFAGLEQAEPGILKVTAKDQSQWILFIPRPRKPAEPGVEPSDEHAKQLEGRGEGLRGEGTRGEGRRHRDALQPPLPPFPGAGLFAALLASLLFAGVLAYTFSKPLNTLKNAFREAGKGRLGIRISRSGRQRTDEMGELLSGFDLMASEIEARIEQQKALLHDVSHELRSPLARLNLAVGLARQNPAQLDNSLSRIETEAERLDHLIGELLNLSRLESTQSTHSARATHNVIELLGAVVEDARFEAQQQNKHIEFQELLDSWAMPCEPEVLQRAFDNLIRNAVKHTPDGGKIEVVARQSTQGALCIQVLDDGPGVPAELMGKLFTPFFKHGSKAGHGLGLAIARKSIENHGGTLTARQRQPVGMEFELVLPRFL encoded by the coding sequence GTGCCGGTTTTTGCCGTCTCGCAGGGCGGCTCAGATATTCTTGGGCGTGAAATTCCAGAAAATATTCGCCCGCGCGTCAATGCCTTGTTTGCAGGTCTGGAACAAGCCGAACCGGGAATATTGAAGGTGACTGCGAAAGACCAGTCACAGTGGATACTCTTTATTCCCCGACCTCGAAAACCAGCAGAGCCAGGCGTGGAACCTTCAGATGAGCATGCCAAACAGCTTGAAGGGCGTGGGGAAGGGCTGCGGGGCGAGGGCACACGGGGCGAAGGACGGCGCCATCGAGATGCCCTGCAACCGCCCTTGCCACCCTTTCCCGGCGCGGGCCTGTTTGCCGCATTGCTGGCCAGCCTTTTGTTTGCAGGCGTGTTGGCGTACACATTCAGCAAGCCATTGAATACCCTCAAGAATGCATTTCGCGAGGCTGGCAAGGGCAGGCTTGGCATTCGAATATCCAGGTCAGGGCGACAACGTACCGATGAAATGGGTGAGTTGCTCAGTGGTTTTGACTTGATGGCTTCCGAAATTGAGGCGCGGATTGAGCAACAAAAAGCCTTGTTGCACGATGTGTCGCATGAATTGAGATCACCTTTGGCCCGGTTGAACCTGGCGGTGGGGCTTGCGCGACAGAATCCGGCCCAGCTGGACAACAGCCTGAGCCGAATTGAAACAGAGGCCGAGCGCTTGGACCACCTGATTGGTGAGTTGCTGAACTTGTCCCGGCTGGAATCGACCCAATCCACCCATTCTGCCCGCGCCACCCACAACGTGATTGAATTGCTGGGTGCTGTGGTGGAAGACGCCCGGTTCGAGGCACAGCAACAAAACAAACACATTGAATTTCAGGAGCTGCTTGACAGCTGGGCCATGCCTTGCGAGCCGGAGGTGTTGCAGCGTGCCTTTGACAATCTCATTCGCAATGCCGTGAAGCACACGCCGGATGGTGGCAAGATTGAAGTGGTGGCCCGGCAGAGCACACAAGGGGCTCTGTGCATTCAGGTGCTGGATGACGGGCCTGGCGTGCCTGCAGAGTTAATGGGAAAACTGTTCACGCCTTTTTTCAAGCACGGCTCAAAGGCTGGGCACGGGCTGGGCCTTGCCATTGCCAGAAAGTCCATTGAGAACCACGGTGGCACCTTGACTGCCAGGCAGCGGCAGCCCGTCGGCATGGAGTTCGAGCTTGTTTTGCCCCGGTTTCTCTAA
- a CDS encoding GNAT family N-acetyltransferase: MIRIDCSSWLINGEWASSIRRSVFIEEQGIDEAEEWDEHDASSVHAVAWWENSPVGTARLLPQGKIGRMAVLPEFRSRGIGKALLLALLNVARQQNMKTLRLSAQQQAIEFYSRHGFAPDGPAHMEVGIPHQWMVLNLTT, encoded by the coding sequence TTGATTCGAATCGACTGTTCCAGTTGGTTGATCAACGGCGAGTGGGCCAGTTCCATTCGCCGTTCTGTTTTTATCGAAGAACAGGGCATTGACGAGGCCGAGGAATGGGATGAACACGACGCATCTTCAGTTCATGCCGTGGCCTGGTGGGAAAACTCCCCGGTGGGAACCGCCCGCCTGTTGCCCCAAGGAAAAATCGGCCGCATGGCAGTACTCCCTGAATTCAGAAGCCGGGGAATTGGCAAAGCACTGTTGCTTGCCCTGCTGAATGTGGCACGACAACAAAACATGAAAACGTTGCGCCTGAGCGCGCAGCAACAGGCAATTGAATTTTACAGTCGACATGGTTTTGCGCCCGATGGGCCCGCCCACATGGAAGTGGGCATTCCTCACCAGTGGATGGTGCTGAACCTGACAACATAA
- a CDS encoding acyclic terpene utilization AtuA family protein, which produces MNTTSKQNSGKQIRIGGACGFWGDSSLGTSQLLDVPGIQYITYDYLAELTLAIMAGMRMKNPEHGYALDFIDLMKKALPVAKARGIKIIANAGGLNPASCAAALEKAMAELGQTIRIGVVSGDDATQTLGQLRKEGAALTDQHSGRAAPPFFLTANAYLGAFPIAAALEGGADIVITGRVVDSAMVLGALIHEYKWQVDDLDQLAQGSLAGHIVECGAQATGGLFTDWHLVPDWANIGYPIVDVSPDGSFELSKPDNTGGLINTAVATEQLLYEIHDPANYALPDVVCDFTTVQIENSGENRVIIRGAKGKAPSDLYKVCATYPEGFRCIGMLSIVGFDAEAKAQRTGEAILTRTRAMFKAQGLADYSSASIEVIGSETDLGPHATVRLGHEAMLRIAVTHADKKAASIFSREIAPAGTSYAPGTSGNFGMGRPNVTPLVKLFSCFVPKHLQTPKVQVGGDMLDYIEPQRRVGVEVTNATSAALAESEQAQSQTQAVVIPQELLGKSLIAIAHGRSGDKGDTSNVGIVARKAEYWPLLRHLLRPERVSHYLAHLVKGEIHTFELPQVQAFNLVMKEALDGGGMTSMRNDPLGKGMAQILLNMKISE; this is translated from the coding sequence ATGAATACTACAAGCAAACAGAATTCCGGCAAACAAATTCGAATTGGCGGGGCCTGCGGCTTTTGGGGTGACAGCAGCCTGGGTACCTCGCAACTGTTGGACGTGCCGGGTATTCAATACATTACCTATGATTACCTTGCAGAATTGACCTTGGCCATCATGGCGGGCATGCGCATGAAAAACCCGGAACACGGTTATGCGCTTGATTTCATTGACCTGATGAAAAAGGCGCTGCCTGTGGCCAAGGCCAGAGGAATCAAGATTATTGCCAATGCAGGTGGATTGAACCCGGCCAGTTGCGCCGCCGCCCTGGAGAAGGCCATGGCGGAGCTTGGGCAGACCATTCGCATTGGTGTGGTCAGTGGCGACGACGCCACGCAGACGCTCGGCCAATTGCGAAAAGAAGGTGCGGCCCTGACGGATCAGCATTCCGGGCGGGCTGCCCCCCCGTTTTTCCTGACCGCAAACGCTTATCTGGGTGCTTTTCCTATCGCGGCAGCGCTGGAAGGTGGGGCGGACATTGTGATTACCGGGCGTGTGGTGGACAGTGCCATGGTGCTTGGCGCCTTGATTCACGAGTACAAATGGCAAGTCGATGATCTGGATCAATTGGCGCAGGGCAGCCTGGCTGGTCACATTGTGGAATGCGGAGCACAGGCCACTGGCGGTTTGTTCACGGATTGGCACCTAGTGCCAGACTGGGCCAATATCGGTTACCCCATCGTGGATGTGTCGCCCGATGGCAGCTTCGAGTTGAGCAAGCCCGACAACACCGGCGGCCTGATCAACACCGCAGTGGCCACCGAACAGCTGTTGTATGAAATTCACGACCCTGCAAATTACGCATTGCCCGATGTGGTGTGCGACTTCACCACGGTTCAGATTGAAAACTCGGGCGAGAACAGAGTGATTATTCGGGGCGCCAAGGGCAAGGCGCCAAGTGATTTGTACAAGGTGTGCGCCACCTACCCGGAGGGGTTTCGGTGCATCGGCATGTTGTCGATTGTCGGGTTTGATGCCGAAGCGAAGGCACAACGCACCGGCGAAGCCATTTTGACGCGCACGCGGGCCATGTTCAAGGCGCAGGGGCTTGCAGACTACAGCAGCGCGTCCATTGAGGTGATTGGCAGCGAAACCGATTTGGGCCCTCATGCAACGGTGCGTTTGGGCCATGAGGCCATGTTGCGCATTGCAGTGACCCATGCTGACAAGAAGGCAGCGTCAATATTTTCTCGCGAAATTGCCCCGGCAGGCACCAGCTACGCCCCGGGCACCAGTGGCAATTTTGGCATGGGGCGACCCAATGTGACGCCTTTGGTGAAGCTGTTCAGTTGTTTCGTGCCCAAGCACTTGCAAACTCCCAAGGTTCAGGTGGGGGGCGACATGCTGGATTACATCGAGCCACAAAGAAGGGTTGGCGTGGAAGTGACGAATGCAACTTCTGCCGCACTGGCCGAATCGGAACAGGCACAGTCACAAACACAGGCGGTGGTCATTCCGCAGGAACTGCTGGGCAAATCCCTCATTGCCATTGCCCACGGACGCAGCGGCGACAAGGGCGACACAAGCAACGTAGGTATTGTGGCGCGCAAGGCCGAATACTGGCCTTTGTTGCGCCATCTGTTGCGTCCCGAACGGGTGTCGCATTACTTGGCCCACTTGGTGAAAGGTGAAATTCACACTTTCGAGCTACCTCAAGTTCAGGCCTTCAATCTCGTTATGAAAGAAGCACTGGATGGCGGTGGCATGACTTCCATGCGCAATGATCCTTTGGGCAAGGGCATGGCTCAAATTCTGCTCAACATGAAAATTAGTGAATAA
- the can gene encoding carbonate dehydratase, producing MTTDLSHLLDANRTWASAQIDKDPEFFKRLENQQSPEYFWIGCSDSRVPANTIVNLQPGEVFVHRNVANQVFHGDLNGQSATQFAVEILKVKHIIVCGHYGCSGVRMAMRGDRMGLADAWVRPIHQLARRHNLLSNDSPQEQQYLNQLCELNVIEQVKHLCESTIIEDAWERGQNLTVHGWVYSLKDGLVRNLQISISSRTDMDQIYTNSVSALKKRYS from the coding sequence GTGACCACCGACCTTTCGCACCTGCTTGACGCAAACCGCACCTGGGCCAGCGCCCAAATCGACAAGGACCCCGAATTTTTCAAACGCCTGGAAAACCAGCAATCACCGGAATACTTCTGGATCGGTTGCTCCGACAGCCGCGTGCCCGCCAACACCATCGTGAATCTGCAACCGGGTGAAGTGTTTGTCCACCGCAATGTGGCCAACCAGGTTTTTCATGGTGACTTGAATGGGCAGTCTGCAACGCAGTTCGCAGTTGAAATCCTGAAGGTGAAACACATCATCGTGTGTGGACATTACGGTTGCTCCGGCGTGCGCATGGCCATGCGAGGCGATCGCATGGGTTTGGCCGACGCCTGGGTGCGCCCCATTCACCAGTTGGCCCGTCGGCACAACCTGCTCAGCAACGACTCGCCGCAAGAACAGCAGTACCTGAATCAACTGTGCGAATTGAATGTGATTGAACAGGTCAAACACCTGTGCGAAAGCACGATCATCGAGGACGCCTGGGAGCGCGGTCAGAACCTGACCGTGCATGGCTGGGTTTACAGCCTGAAAGATGGGCTGGTTCGAAACCTCCAGATTTCCATCTCCAGCCGCACTGACATGGACCAGATCTACACCAACTCGGTCAGTGCGCTGAAAAAGCGTTACAGCTGA